Genomic DNA from Paenibacillus donghaensis:
AAACAGGTAGACTGCTGCGGATAATGCCAGCAGCGCGAGCAGGAGAGCGCCTTGCAGGCTGAGCAGCTCAGGCAGCCGGCTCCAGGTGAAGGTGGTCTGCTGCGCGGCTGTTTGTGCGCCATCCGGCTCGGCAAGCACCGGAAGCTCGTTTGCGCGCAGTGCCTGCAGCGGCTTCCATACTAGCAGCGTAAGCACCGCAGCGTATAAGCTGTGCAGCAGCCGGACTGCAGCCATCGGCAGGAAGCGGACTCCCGCCGGCTTCAGCAGCGTTAGCGCCTGAAGCTGCGCGCAGATGCCGCTCCAGCCGAGTGCAGCTGACAGCAGGACCATGGCCGGCAAGCTGCCGTTCAGGCTGCCGCTGTAGCCTGCTTCAGCGGTAATGGCGGCTGCGCCGAGGTGAAGCTCCAGCAGAGCGGCCGGAAAAGCGGGAGACAATAAGGGCAAGGCCTTCGTCAGCAAGCTGATGACCACGGCGAACATGATGATGTAACCTCCGGCAATCATCAACTGCTGGACTGCGGCAGCGACCGATTCTCCCAGCAGCTTGCCGAAGCTGCGGCCATCGCGGCGATGGGCCTCTTCTGCAGCCAGCGCCATACGTCTATAGAGGGGTTTCCTGGAAGGCGGCGGTGTGCTAGCTTCGCGCCGCTGGAACAAGGAAGCGGTGAATCCTGCCAACAGTCCCGAGCTCCAGTGGATAAGTAGCAGAATGTACCCTGACGTGGGGCTGTGCAGGAAAGCGACGCCGATTACAATCAGCACCGTCACCGGGCTGGCAAAGTGGGCCAGCGCAGCCAAGCGGCCGGCTTCTTTGCTCGTTAGGCTTCCCTGCTGATGCAGCTGGCCTGTGCCTCCTGCCCCCGCCGGGAAGCCGGCGGTCATGCCCAGCGCCAAGGTCCAGGAGGCTGCCCCGGGCAGCCGGAATACCCGGGTCATAAGCGGCTCCAGCAGCACACCGAAGCCATGCACGAAGCCGGAGGCGGTCAGCATTTCGGAGAGGATCAGAAACGGCAGCAAGGCCGGAAAAACAAGGGTCCACCACAGCTTCAGCCCCTTTAGGGAGGCTTCAAAGGAGGCTTCCGGTGACAGTACGATGGCTACCGCGAGTAGAATGGCGGCGGCGCCTGACAATAAGGGCAAGGATCCGGCGGCAAGGCGGCGGATTCCGCTTTTGTGCATGGTTCAGACCTCCTTTTCATAACCTAAGGCGTACGGAGATATTATCAATTTATGCAGGGCTGACAACCCTCATGACAAGCCAGTCCAAGTTAGCCATAGAAGCATATGCACCGCAGGAAAGAAGGGACGTGCAGTGAAGCAGCCTAAGTCCAGAATGGGATTACGCATCGCAGCTTACCTGTTCACAATTATCATCATTACTTATGTAGGTGTATTTATGAATACACCGTATATCGTCTACCAGCCCGGCAGTGCCTCTGAGGTGGCTCCGATGGTGAAGGTGGAGAATGCCGACGATTCAGAACAGGGTACCTTTATGATGACGACAGTGTCGGCCAGCTATGCGAATGTAGCGTTACTGGTGGCCTCTTATTTCAATAAATACGCTGAGGTCGTGACCAAGGAATCACGTCTCGGGGATAAAACCGAAGAAGAATATGCTGCCACCCAGGTCTACTATATGGACAGCTCACAGTCGCTTGCGGTTCAGGCCGCTTATACAGCGGCAGGTATTCCATATGAAGACGTAGTGGACTATATGTATGTGATTTCGCTTACCGATCCGGCCAACCAGGATAAGCTTCAGCCGGGCGACCGGATTGAGAGCGTGGACGGCACAGCTGTTACCGATCCCGATAGCTTGTCCAAGCTGCTGGCTGCATCCCAGATCGGTGACAAGGCCACTGTTACGCTGCTGCGTGCCGGCAAGGAACTGAAGGAGCAACTGACGCTGATTGAAGTTAAGGACTCTGCCGATGCGGCAGGCCGTCCCGGATTTGGAATAACGATCGGCGCCCTGCAAAAGGTAGAGCCTCAGCGTGAAGGCGTGGATGTTAGTTTCGCCAGTACCAATGTGGGCGGACCATCCGCGGGGTTGATGTTCTCGATGGAGATTTACAACCAGCTGGTGCCGGGCGATTTGACCAAGGGCTACCGGGTGGCCGGAACAGGCACAATCAATGCGGCCGGGGAAGTGGGCGCGATTGGTGGTGTCAAGCATAAGATAGTGGCGGCGGAGCGCGAGGAGGCCGAGATCTTTTTTGTGCCTATCAAGAATTATGCGGAAGCCAAGGCGCGTGCAGACCAAATAGGCACAAGCATGAAGCTGGTGCCGGTCTCCTCGATGAATGAGGCGTTGAAATATATGGAGGAGCTTCCGGCTAAAAAATAATCGGCGGCTCCAGATAGTCGCGGTAGAGGTCGGCCCGCAGCGGCTGCCTGAACGCTCCTGCATAAGCGGAAGCTGCCTGAATATCGCGCTCCAGCTGGGGCAGGCTGCTTAATGACGGACGGATGATGACAGGCAGGGTTGCGCTGTGCTTCATTCGCTTCAGCAGCTCCCGGCCGCTCTGGCGGAAACCGAGCACCCGGATATATTGTGGTCCCTGTGCGAGCACGGACGGTGCCAGTTCCTCCTTGGAGTGGCCGAGCAGGCTATGGACGAGCAGGCGCTGCAGCCGGGTATGGGTGTAGCGTTTGCTCTTTAAGGCGTCAAGCAGGCCGGATACGGTGAACTCGGGAAGCTGGGACAGAACCCGCAACAGCCGGTTCTCCAGCCCTTCGTTCATATCATGCAGCCCGCGCAGTTCGGCCGCTCTGCTTGTCGTAAGGAGATGGAGCAGCGGGACGCGGAAATGCTCCAATGTAACCGGGCCTCTGCCTGCCGCATGCTCTCTCTCCAAGATGGACACGCTATATTCCGGCAGGTAGGCAGCCGCAGAGGCATCTTCCCGCAGCAGCTTGCGGATGGCGGTGGCGCTGGCAATGCTTGCTCCAGCCTCAGCAGGGCTGTGGAAGCCCGCTCCGGTGCGCGGCACAGTCAGCGGCTGCATGCGGCTGCCGAGCCGCCGTAGTGCGATCAGGTAATGCAGCCCCAGGCTGTTGTTCGGCTGGCGCAGTAGCTCGGAGGCATCCTGCGGTTTCTCCTCTCCCATGATAAGGCCCTCCCAAGCCTGCGCCGCCGCTGCGCTGTAAGCGGCGGGGAAGCTCTCGCCCAGCGCCAGCCGGCGGGCGAGCTCGTGCTGAAGTTCGCTGCTCTCATCGGCCAGGAATCTGGCCAGGGGCAGCAGCGAACGCAGCGTGCCTGCTTCGGAGCCGAAGCACAGGCTGTCCGCGACGCCGGTCGCTTCCAGCAGAGAGACAGCTCCGAAGGCAAACCACTCTGCCGGCTGGACGGCATACGCCACCGGCAGCTCAAGGACCAGATCGGCGCCCATATGCAGCGCCATCTCGGTGCGCGCCTGCTTGCTGACCGCCGCCGGCTCGCCGCGCTGGGTGAAGGGACCGCTCATGATGACAATGCTATGCTCAGCGTCTGAGAGTCTTTTGGCTTCGTTATAGTGATGTACATGTCCGTTATGTAAAGGATTATATTCGGCGATAATGCCAACCGTTGTCACAGCTGTCTCACTCCAGGTTTTGTAGTATTGGGGTTTCCCATGGTTACATCATAGTTTGTCTGCCCGCCTGAAACAATATTTTAGCTAGTCGAATTCACAGATTGAGTGGCGAAACAGTATCTATATTAGGCGATTTTTTCCGTTCTGGGGCTCCGATACAGGATTCAACTTACTACGGAGTAACCTTAAAAGGCTATGGGGAGTAATTAGATGCGAAAGTGCAGCTAATTTCAGCTGAAACTACTGTTATCGAGCGAATAAGTGCGAATCTGCAACTATTTTCGAGTAAATGGTTACTTGAACGCTCCGAATCCCAAATTAGCTGCGTATTCGCACTTATTTGCTCCAAAACAGAAAAAAACGGTGAATTAGCTGCGTATTCGCACTTAAATCCGGTGGCCGCAGACTTATGTGGCGATCAAGAAGCTTAGTCTTTGATACTACAGGCGACAATCGCTCGAACTTAATATAAAGGGAAAATGGTTGACAAAGTTATGTAAATATAGGTATAATAAATTTTGTTTGTTTGGAGTGATAATTATGAAGATTCACTTTCGCAAAATTGCGAATGCCGACGAGCCTTTACAGCTCCATGAAACGGTGGATGTTAGTAGGGTTGTCAAAGGGCGCAAGGATATTCTGGCTGTTGCACCACTCTCAGTAGACCTTAAAGCGCTGCCCGCGGGAGCCGATTGTGTGAACGTGGTGGGGAAGCTGAGTGGTGAGGTGGACATGTTATGTTCACGCTGTCTCACAGAGGTGAAGCGACCGATGAATGTTCCTTTTGCCGAGACTTTCAAGTGGCTTAAGCAGCCGGTTCTTCCGGACGATGAAGATGAGGAACTCATTTACATCAAGGATGAGAGTGTGGATCTTATCCCCTATGTGGAAGAAAATTTCGTACTGCACTTGCCGGATTCGGTATTGTGCAAGGCAGAATGTCTTGGTCTTTGTCAGAAATGCGGACAGAACTTGAACGAAGGCACCTGCAGTTGCGACAACACAGTGATTGATCCTCGATTCGCTGGGTTGAAAGACTTTTTCAAATGAATAACAACAAGCACACCCTGCTGGACTCAGCGGGTTGAACCAACTAACTTAACAGGAGGTGTATCACAAATGGCAGTACCTCAACGGAGAACGTCCAAAACACGCCGTGACAAACGCCGCACCCACTTCAAACTGGTTGTGCCGGGCATGGTGAAATGCGAACAATGCGGAGAGCTGAAACTGGCTCACCACGTATGCAAAGTTTGCGGAACTTACAAAGCAAGAGAAATCATCAAACAATAGTTTGAATAAGTAACAGACGGATGCTTTCCTAATTCATGGGGAGGCATCCGCTTCATTTATTTGGGAGTGGTACTTCATCATGTTGGTGAGGTGCTATTTTTTTGCCGAAATAGCTGCTTGGAAGTCAAAGCTTTATTTTTGCTGCGGCATGCTTTATACTACATATTAGTACCTGGTTCTAATTATTATCCAATACTCGCACTGATAAGGACAGCGGCCATTTCCCCGGCGGAATGCGTGGATGTCTGCATGTGCCAGGAGGTGAGCCGTCCCATGGAGCGGATGTCCAAGAAAGACCGTCAGCAGACACTGATGCAGATCATTGCAGGCAACCCGTTTGTGACTGACAGAGAGTTGACAAGACAACTGAAGGTCAGCATTCAGACGATCCGGCTGGACCGGCTGGAGCTGGGAATTCCCGAGCTGCGCGAACGGATGAAGCAGATGGCGGAGCATTCCCATGATCAGGTGCGTTCATTGCCTGCGGATGAGATTGTCGGCGATATTGTTGACTTGCAGCTGGACAAGAGCGGCATTTCCATATTCGAAATCAAGGAAGACCATGTCTTCTCCAGAAATAACATTGCCCGGGGACATTATGTATTCGGACAAGCCAACTCGCTGGCGGTTGCTGTGATCAACGACGAGATCGCATTGACGGCTTCGGCCGATATCCGCTTTGTGCGGATGGTCAGACTAGGCGAGAAATGCATCGCCAAGGCGCAGGTCCGTTCCCTTGCAGGCCGCGGAGGCAAAGCAGAGGTGGACGTCTTCACCTATGTGGGGGAAGAGCTGGTATTTCAGGGCCATTTTGTAGTCTACCGGTCCGCTATAGAAGAGAACAGTGAAGGGGGAAACCGCAATGCGGATCGCCATTGATGCGATGGGCGGGGACAACGCTCCTGAATGTAACGTAGAGGGTGCGTTGTCCGCGGCCGCGGAGTGGAAAGACACGCAGATCGTGCTGGTCGGCGATGAAGCGAGACTTGCGCCGCTGCTGAAGAACAAACCGGACAATGTAAGTGTGCGTCACGCTGCCGACGTTATCGGCGCTGAAGACGAGCCGGTGAAGGCCGTTCGCCGCAAAAAGGATTCATCCATGGTGGTTGCCGGCCGGATGGTACGCGAGGGAGAAGCGGATGCGATGATCTCCTCCGGCAATACCGGAGCGCTGATGACGACCGGACTGCTTATTGTAGGCCGGATGCAGGGCATCGAACGCCCGGCGCTCGCGCCGATGATTCCTACGCTTGATGACGTGGGAGTGCTGGCACTTGATCTTGGCGCCAATATGGATGCAACGCCGCAGCATCTTGCCCAGTACGCCCTGATGGGCAGTGTTTATCGCAGCAAGGTTCACGGCATTCAGAAGCCGAGAGTAGGACTGCTGAACGTCGGCACAGAGCCGGGCAAAGGCAATGAATTGACCAAGGAAGCTTATCCGCTGCTGGAGAATCTGGCTGGTATTCATTTTGTCGGCAATGTCGAAGCGCGTGATGTCTTAACCGGAAATTGCGATGTGCTGGTCTGCGACGGCTTCGCCGGGAATATCCTGCTGAAGACGCTGGAAGGAACGGCTGGCGCGATGTTCAAGCTGCTCAAGGAGCAGTTCAGCCGTTCGTTGAAGACCAAGCTGGGCGCAGCGATGCTGATGCCTGAGCTGAGAAGCCTCAAGGGCAAGATGGATTACAAGGAGCACGGTGGCGCACCTTTGCTTGGCCTTAGCGGCCTGGTGGTGAAGGGCCACGGCTCTTCAGACGGCACGGCGGTCAAGAATGCAGTCAGACAGGCGAGAATCGCCCTGATGGCAGACCTGGTCCCCAGTATATCTAAGGAAATTAGTGGGAAGTGAGTGAGAACATGAAACAGTTGCGGCCAGTAGGAATCCTTGGTACAGGTAAATATGTACCCGAGAAGATTTTGACCAACAGTGACCTGGAGAAGATTGTAGACACCAATGATGAATGGATTGTTACCCGCACGGGAATCCGGGAGAGACATATCGCCGCTCCTGAGGAGGCCACTTCGGATCTTGCCTATCAGGCTGCGCTGAACGCGCTGAAGTCGGCAGGTATGAAGGCGGAAGACCTTGATCTTATTATTATTGCAACGGTAACACCGGATCATACTTTTCCATCTACAGCCTGTATCCTTCAGGATAAGCTGGGCGCCAAGGGAGCCGCGGCTTTTGACCTGTCGGCAGCCTGCTCTGGATTTGTCTATAGTCTGGCCACAGCGGTGGGATTCATCCAGAACGGGATGTACAACAATGCGCTGATTATCGGTGCGGATACCTTGTCGCGGATTACGGATTACACCGACCGCAATACCTGCATTCTGTTCGGCGACGGAGCCGGTGCGGTTATTATCGGTGAAGTGCCGGAAGGGCGCGGCTTCCAATCGTTTGATCTGGGAGCTGAAGGCTCCGGCGGCAGCCTGCTGAATCTCGAAGCGGGCGGCTCCCGTCATCCGGCCTCGCAGCAGACTGTAGAGAATAAGAAACATTTCATCTATATGAACGGCCGTGAGGTGTTCAAGTTCGCGGTGCGGATGATGGGCTCGGCCACCGAACGCGTGCTGACCAAGGCCGGGATCACCAAGGATGATATCGATCTGTTTGTGCCGCATCAGGCCAACATCCGGATTATCCAGTCCGCGATGCAGCGTCTGGATTTGCCTGTGGAGAAGGTTGTTATTAATGTAGATAAGTATGCGAATACCTCAGCGGCCTCCATTCCGCTGGCATTGGTTGAAGCTGCAGAAGCGGGCCGCATGAAGGCCGGAGACACGGTGCTGATGGTTGGATTTGGCGGCGGCCTGACTTGGGGCGCATCCGTGCTGATCTGGTAAGCGGAACGTTAGGGAAGGAGATTAGTTATTTTGGGTAAAATAGCATTTGTATTTCCCGGGCAAGGTGCACAGGCAGTTGGCATGGGTAAGGATGTATATGATGCGAAGCCGAAGAGCCGCGAGGTGTTTGAGGAAGGCGATAAAGTGCTTGGTTTTGCGCTCAGCCAGCTTGTTTTCACAGGACCTGAGAGTGAACTGAAGCAGACGGTGAATACACAGCCGGCCCTGCTCACAACAAGCGTAGCTTATTACAGAGCCATGCTTGATATGGGGGTTAAGCCGGATTATGTGGCTGGACACAGTCTGGGGGAATACAGCGCGCTTGTGGTGGCCGGTGTATTGTCTTACAGCGATGCCGTTCGGCTGGTGCGGCTGCGCGGACAGTTTATGGAAGAAGCGGTTCCAGAAGGACAGGGGGCAATGGCGGCGGTGCTTGGCGCCGACCGCGAAGCCTTGAACGAGCTGTGCCGGTTGATTACGGCAGAGAGCGGTCTTGTGGAGCTGGCCAACATTAACTGTCCCGGCCAGATCGTCGTTTCCGGTTCGGAAGCGGGCGTCAGTGCAGTCGTGCAGCGCGTGAAGGAAGCCGGCGGCAAGCGGGCGATCCCGCTGGAGGTCAGCGGACCGTTTCACTCTTCGCTGATGAAGTCGGCCGCAGACCGCTTGGCGGTAGAGTTGCAGCAGGTTACTCTCAATAAGCCTGCAGTTCCGGTTGTAATGAATGTTACGGCTGCGCCGGTGACCGATCCCGAAGAGATCCGTGAGCTGCTGGTCCGCCAGGTCTACTCGCCGGTGCTCTGGCATGACAGTGTGGACTATCTGATTGCTAACGGGGTAGATACCATTGTCGAGATTGGATCGGGTAGTGTGCTGACAGGCCTGGTCCGCAAGATAGACAAAGGACTGAAGCTGATTAATATCAACAGTTTGGAAAGTACCCAGGCTGCCTGGTAGCAGACCTTGCAGCGATTTGAAAGGAGCTTCCCTATGTTCTCAGCATTAAAGGGCCAGACGGCTCTGGTTACCGGCGGTTCACGCGGAATTGGCCGCAGCATCGCGCTTGCGCTTGCAGAGCACGGCGTTAAGGTCGCTGTGAATTATGCCGGAAATGAAGCCGCCGCCCTGGATACCGTAGCCCGGATCGTAGAACTCGGCTCGGAAGGCATTGCCCTGAAGGGTGATGTCGGCAACCTGGAGCAGGCTGACAGTCTGGTCAAGGAAGTGATTTCCACCTGGGGCAGAATCGACATTCTTGTCAACAATGCCGGGATTACCAGGGACAATCTGATCATGCGCATGAAAGAAGAAGAATTCGATCAGGTTATTGAAACGAATCTGAAGGGTGTGTTCAACTGCCTCAAGGCAGCTACTCGTCCGATGATGAAGCAGCGTTACGGGCGGATCATCAATATCTCTTCAATTATTGGTGTGACCGGCAATCCGGGTCAGGTGAACTACTCAGCTGCCAAGGCAGGGGTGATCGGGATGACCAAAGCCGCGGCGCGCGAGCTGTCTTCACGGGGAATTACTGTGAACTGTATCGCACCCGGCTTCATTGAGACCGAAATGACCCACCAGTTGTCCGATGAAGTCCGCCAGGAGCATGAGAAGGGGATTCCCCTTGCTCGGCTCGGGCGGCCGGAGGACATTGCCATGACGGCGGTATTCCTGGCCTCGGAAGGCGCAGCCTACATGACCGGCCAGACGCTTCACGTGGATGGCGGGATGTACATGTAGGGCCAGGCTGAAATGCTTTCATAGGTCCCGGACGTTTCTTGAATGGGCTCTATGGTATTTTGACCTCATATCTCGTATAATACCAAAAGAGGAGGTGAACCGGATGTCCGATGTATTGGAGCGTGTAAAACGCATTGTCATCGACCGCTTAGGAGCCGATGAAGCCGAAGTAACATTAGAAGCGTCTTTCAAAGACGATTTAGGTGCTGATTCTCTAGATGTAGTAGAATTGGTTATGGAGCTTGAAGACGAATTTGATATGGAAATCTCTGATGAAGATGCAGAGACAATTACGACTGTGGGTGAAGTTGTGAAGTACATACAATCTCATACCTAAGGTCATATGATGGGAGTCCCGTTCCTGCTAGGGCGGGGCTCCTCTTTAATTTATAGGAGCATCCGGCATTTAAGGACTGCTTAATGAACATTGAATTAGAACAATACCAGAGCCGCTTAGCGCATGAAGCCGCGGTGACTTCAGTTTATATAGTGAGCACATAATACGGTTTGTTGAAGTAAACAACCTACAGATGGGGTGATTGCGTTTGAGTCATAGAGTGGTTGTTACCGGTATGGGTGTAGTGACATCCTTAGGCAAGGATCTGGAAACGTTCTGGGAGAGCCTGATGAGCGGTAAATCCGGCGTATCCAGGGTTGAAACTTTTGATGTCAGTGAGTACACTACACAAATTGCAGCTTCAGTCAAAGATTTTGATCCCGAGGCTTTATTCGGCCGTAAGGAAGCCCGCAAGATGGACCGTTTCGTCCAGTTCGCGGTTGCTGCCGGCCAAGATGCATTGAAGGACAGCGGCCTTGTGATCGGCGAGGATATTGATGCTGAACGAATTGGTGTATCTGTCGGCTCCGGTATCGGAGGCTTGGGTACTTGGGAAGATCAGCATAATCTGCTGCTGGAGAAGGGTCCGAAACGGGTCAGCCCGTTCTTTATTCCCATGATGATTGCGAACATGGGCTCCGGTCAGCTGTCGATTAATTTGGGTGCCAAGGGACCCAACACAACGAATGTTACCGCATGTGCCACTGGCAGCCATTCCATTGGCGAGTCCTACCGCTTCATCCAGCGCGGTGATGCCGATGCGATGATCTGTGGGGGTTCGGAAGCAACAATCCGTCCGACCGGAATGGCAGGCTTCTGCGCCATGCGTGCGATGTCCACCCGCAATGACGAGCCGGAGAAAGCGAGCCGTCCATTTGATACGGACCGCGACGGTTTTGTTATGGGTGAGGGTGCAGGCATTCTGGTGCTGGAATCGTTGGAGCATGCCCAGAAACGCGGGGCAAGAATCTATGCCGAGATCATCGGCTACGGTCTGAGCGGTGACGCTCACCATATGACGGAACCGGACCCGGACGGTGCAGCACGCTGCATGAAGATGGCGATCCGCGACGCCGGGATTCAGCCGGAGGAGATTGATTACATCAATGCTCACGGAACCTCGACCCCTGTGGGCGACCGTTCCGAAACGTTGGCTGTGAAGAAGGCGCTGGGCGACCATGCGTATAAGGTGGCCATCAGCTCCACGAAATCGATGACCGGCCATTTGCTGGGTGCGGCAGGGGGCGTGGAAGCGATTATCTGCGGCTTGTCGCTGCAGAAGGGCATCATAACACCTACGATCAACCTGGAGAACCAGGACCCGGAATGCGATCTGGATTATGTGCCGAATGTGCCGCGTGAAGCGGATCTTAACATTGCGATGTCGAATTCCTTCGGATTCGGAGGCCATAACGCAACCGTTATTTTGAAAAAATATAATCAGTAAGGGGACAGTGCGGTGAAGGGAGAACTGAAGCAATTACAAAATCAACTTCAAATCCAATTTCACGATTCTGTACTTCTGAAGCAAGCCTTTACCCATGCATCTTATGTGAATGAACACCGGTTCAATCAGCACCAGGACAACGAACGTCTGGAATTTCTGGGTGATGCGGTCCTGGAGCTTACGGTGTCTGAGTATCTGTACAATTTACTGCCGGACAGGCCTGAAGGGGAGCTGACCAAGCTTCGTGCCGCGATTGTTTGCGAGCCGTCTCTGGTCCGCTTCGCGGAGAGCCTGGGCTTCGGCCGTTATGTGCTGCTCGGTAAAGGGGAAGAGCTAACGGGTGGTCGTACCCGTCCCGCTCTGCTTGCCGATGTGTTTGAATCCTTCGTGGGAGCGCTTTACCTCGACCAGGGGCTGGAGCCGGTTCGCAGGTTCCTGGATGATCATGTCTTTCCGCTTGTGGAGACAGACGGCAAGCTGCAGATGCAGATGAGTGACTTCAAGACAGAGCTGCAGGAATTGATTCAGCATCACAATATGGGTACGCTGGAGTACCGGATCATTGAAGAGCGGGGACCGGCCCATGAGCGGGAATTCGTGTCTGAGGTCTACATGGCGAGCCGTTCGCTCGGCAAGGGAAGCGGGCGCTCCAAGAAGGAAGCGGAGCAGCAGGCTGCGGCAGCTGCACTCCTGCGTCTGAAGGAAGAAGGCGCCTGACAAGTCCGGGAGGCAGCAGGAACCGGATAAGCAATCGGAGTAGAGCAGCAAAGGTCTGAATACCGGCGTTTTGGCGGAACTCAGACCGTTGCTGCTCTTTTTCGAAAGATAAGATGATATAATGAGTTAGAGGTGATAGGCGGGTTATGTTTCTCAAACGGATTGAATTAGCAGGTTTTAAATCGTTTGCCGACAAGACGGAGATGGAATTTGTGCGCGGCATTACGGCTGTAGTAGGGCCCAATGGCAGCGGCAAAAGCAATATCTCTGACGGCATCCGCTGGGTGCTCGGCGAGCAAAGCGCCAAATCGCTGCGCGGCGGCAAGATGGAGGATATTATCTTCGCCGGAAGCGACGCCCGCAAGGCAGTGAACTATGGCGAAGTCTCGCTGACGCTCGACAATGAGGACCACACGCTGCCGCTGGATTTCAGCGAGGTTACGGTGACACGCCGTGTGCACCGCAGCGGGGAAAGTGAATATTTGATCAACAAGCAATCCTGCCGCCTGAAGGATATTACGGAGCTGTTTATGGACACCGGCATCGGGCGTGAGGCCTATTCCATTATTGGACAAGGCCGGATTGAAGAGATTCTCAGCACACGCTCCGAGGACCGGCGGGGTATCTTTGAAGAGGCGTCAGGGATTGTTAAATATAAGTCGCGCAAAAAGGAAGCCGGACGCAAACTGGATGACACCGAGCAGAACCTGCTCCGCATCCATGACCTGATCAGTGAGCTGGAGGACCAGATCGGACCGCTTAAGGATCAGTCCGAGAAGGCCATCCGCTTCAAAGAGCTGCGCGAGCAGCTGAAGCAGCAGGAGATTTCGGTCTATGTGCATCAGATTGAAGGTATTCATACAGCCTGGCAGGAAGGCAATTCGCGCCTCCTGGTGCTGAAGGATGAACAGCTGGAGCTGTCCACCGTGGTTTCGGCCCATGATGCCAAGCTGGAGAGCGGACGTTCTGCGCTGCGCGTGCTGGAAGAGCAGAT
This window encodes:
- the fabD gene encoding ACP S-malonyltransferase encodes the protein MGKIAFVFPGQGAQAVGMGKDVYDAKPKSREVFEEGDKVLGFALSQLVFTGPESELKQTVNTQPALLTTSVAYYRAMLDMGVKPDYVAGHSLGEYSALVVAGVLSYSDAVRLVRLRGQFMEEAVPEGQGAMAAVLGADREALNELCRLITAESGLVELANINCPGQIVVSGSEAGVSAVVQRVKEAGGKRAIPLEVSGPFHSSLMKSAADRLAVELQQVTLNKPAVPVVMNVTAAPVTDPEEIRELLVRQVYSPVLWHDSVDYLIANGVDTIVEIGSGSVLTGLVRKIDKGLKLININSLESTQAAW
- the plsX gene encoding phosphate acyltransferase PlsX — encoded protein: MRIAIDAMGGDNAPECNVEGALSAAAEWKDTQIVLVGDEARLAPLLKNKPDNVSVRHAADVIGAEDEPVKAVRRKKDSSMVVAGRMVREGEADAMISSGNTGALMTTGLLIVGRMQGIERPALAPMIPTLDDVGVLALDLGANMDATPQHLAQYALMGSVYRSKVHGIQKPRVGLLNVGTEPGKGNELTKEAYPLLENLAGIHFVGNVEARDVLTGNCDVLVCDGFAGNILLKTLEGTAGAMFKLLKEQFSRSLKTKLGAAMLMPELRSLKGKMDYKEHGGAPLLGLSGLVVKGHGSSDGTAVKNAVRQARIALMADLVPSISKEISGK
- a CDS encoding beta-ketoacyl-ACP synthase III; this encodes MKQLRPVGILGTGKYVPEKILTNSDLEKIVDTNDEWIVTRTGIRERHIAAPEEATSDLAYQAALNALKSAGMKAEDLDLIIIATVTPDHTFPSTACILQDKLGAKGAAAFDLSAACSGFVYSLATAVGFIQNGMYNNALIIGADTLSRITDYTDRNTCILFGDGAGAVIIGEVPEGRGFQSFDLGAEGSGGSLLNLEAGGSRHPASQQTVENKKHFIYMNGREVFKFAVRMMGSATERVLTKAGITKDDIDLFVPHQANIRIIQSAMQRLDLPVEKVVINVDKYANTSAASIPLALVEAAEAGRMKAGDTVLMVGFGGGLTWGASVLIW
- a CDS encoding nucleotidyltransferase, producing MTTVGIIAEYNPLHNGHVHHYNEAKRLSDAEHSIVIMSGPFTQRGEPAAVSKQARTEMALHMGADLVLELPVAYAVQPAEWFAFGAVSLLEATGVADSLCFGSEAGTLRSLLPLARFLADESSELQHELARRLALGESFPAAYSAAAAQAWEGLIMGEEKPQDASELLRQPNNSLGLHYLIALRRLGSRMQPLTVPRTGAGFHSPAEAGASIASATAIRKLLREDASAAAYLPEYSVSILEREHAAGRGPVTLEHFRVPLLHLLTTSRAAELRGLHDMNEGLENRLLRVLSQLPEFTVSGLLDALKSKRYTHTRLQRLLVHSLLGHSKEELAPSVLAQGPQYIRVLGFRQSGRELLKRMKHSATLPVIIRPSLSSLPQLERDIQAASAYAGAFRQPLRADLYRDYLEPPIIF
- a CDS encoding SepM family pheromone-processing serine protease, which gives rise to MKQPKSRMGLRIAAYLFTIIIITYVGVFMNTPYIVYQPGSASEVAPMVKVENADDSEQGTFMMTTVSASYANVALLVASYFNKYAEVVTKESRLGDKTEEEYAATQVYYMDSSQSLAVQAAYTAAGIPYEDVVDYMYVISLTDPANQDKLQPGDRIESVDGTAVTDPDSLSKLLAASQIGDKATVTLLRAGKELKEQLTLIEVKDSADAAGRPGFGITIGALQKVEPQREGVDVSFASTNVGGPSAGLMFSMEIYNQLVPGDLTKGYRVAGTGTINAAGEVGAIGGVKHKIVAAEREEAEIFFVPIKNYAEAKARADQIGTSMKLVPVSSMNEALKYMEELPAKK
- the rpmF gene encoding 50S ribosomal protein L32: MAVPQRRTSKTRRDKRRTHFKLVVPGMVKCEQCGELKLAHHVCKVCGTYKAREIIKQ
- the fapR gene encoding transcription factor FapR, which codes for MSKKDRQQTLMQIIAGNPFVTDRELTRQLKVSIQTIRLDRLELGIPELRERMKQMAEHSHDQVRSLPADEIVGDIVDLQLDKSGISIFEIKEDHVFSRNNIARGHYVFGQANSLAVAVINDEIALTASADIRFVRMVRLGEKCIAKAQVRSLAGRGGKAEVDVFTYVGEELVFQGHFVVYRSAIEENSEGGNRNADRH
- a CDS encoding YceD family protein — protein: MKIHFRKIANADEPLQLHETVDVSRVVKGRKDILAVAPLSVDLKALPAGADCVNVVGKLSGEVDMLCSRCLTEVKRPMNVPFAETFKWLKQPVLPDDEDEELIYIKDESVDLIPYVEENFVLHLPDSVLCKAECLGLCQKCGQNLNEGTCSCDNTVIDPRFAGLKDFFK
- a CDS encoding nucleoside recognition domain-containing protein, whose amino-acid sequence is MHKSGIRRLAAGSLPLLSGAAAILLAVAIVLSPEASFEASLKGLKLWWTLVFPALLPFLILSEMLTASGFVHGFGVLLEPLMTRVFRLPGAASWTLALGMTAGFPAGAGGTGQLHQQGSLTSKEAGRLAALAHFASPVTVLIVIGVAFLHSPTSGYILLLIHWSSGLLAGFTASLFQRREASTPPPSRKPLYRRMALAAEEAHRRDGRSFGKLLGESVAAAVQQLMIAGGYIIMFAVVISLLTKALPLLSPAFPAALLELHLGAAAITAEAGYSGSLNGSLPAMVLLSAALGWSGICAQLQALTLLKPAGVRFLPMAAVRLLHSLYAAVLTLLVWKPLQALRANELPVLAEPDGAQTAAQQTTFTWSRLPELLSLQGALLLALLALSAAVYLFSRKRHPAG